A window of Candidatus Neomarinimicrobiota bacterium contains these coding sequences:
- the fliQ gene encoding flagellar type III secretion system protein FliQ: MNTDFVVFISNRTLITALLLLLPILGSALLVGVIVGLFQAVTSIQEITLTFIPKIAVVGLVILMTIPWMLDLVIEFNLLIFDQITQLGR, translated from the coding sequence ATGAATACCGATTTTGTCGTTTTCATCAGCAACCGGACCTTGATCACCGCCCTACTGCTCTTGCTGCCGATTCTGGGCAGCGCCCTGCTGGTGGGTGTTATCGTGGGCCTGTTTCAGGCGGTGACTTCCATCCAGGAAATAACGCTTACTTTTATCCCCAAAATCGCGGTGGTGGGGCTTGTGATTCTGATGACCATACCATGGATGCTGGACTTGGTCATCGAGTTTAACCTGCTCATATTCGATCAGATTACCCAGCTGGGCCGATGA
- the fliR gene encoding flagellar biosynthetic protein FliR: MSLSILDLLSGWGVSFMLVLTRVSAMLFAFPLFGSPAIARRVKVVITLVLSFMLLPVVGVDGLGLDWGLGKLSLAVGRELAVGLVIGFGTKFMFEAFSLAGTFAGRQMGFAMADLIDPITSAPQSMVGQFWSLVAILFFLAVDGHHFLIRLLVQNFYLVPLNTGVLTPATGRMLIDGSNEMFRLAIKLAAPAVILMLMLDVGIGVLSRALPRLQVFFVALPLKLFVGVLALAVSLQLFQALFSSMYDEFREYVATLMTTLGS; this comes from the coding sequence ATGAGCCTGTCCATCCTCGACCTTCTATCGGGATGGGGCGTCTCATTCATGCTGGTGCTCACCAGGGTCTCGGCCATGCTGTTTGCCTTTCCGTTATTTGGCTCGCCGGCCATCGCCCGGCGGGTAAAAGTCGTGATAACCCTGGTGCTCAGTTTTATGCTGTTGCCAGTAGTAGGCGTGGACGGGCTGGGTCTCGATTGGGGCCTCGGCAAGCTCAGCCTCGCCGTGGGTCGGGAGTTGGCGGTTGGGCTGGTTATCGGATTCGGAACCAAATTCATGTTTGAAGCATTTTCGCTGGCGGGCACCTTTGCCGGTCGACAGATGGGCTTTGCCATGGCCGATCTCATTGATCCGATCACCAGCGCCCCCCAGTCCATGGTGGGACAGTTCTGGTCATTGGTGGCGATACTCTTTTTTCTGGCGGTGGACGGCCATCACTTTCTAATCAGGCTCCTGGTGCAAAATTTTTATCTCGTGCCGTTGAACACCGGCGTGCTGACCCCGGCAACGGGGCGCATGCTCATCGATGGCTCAAACGAAATGTTCCGCCTGGCCATTAAATTGGCTGCACCGGCCGTCATCCTCATGCTTATGCTTGATGTGGGGATTGGGGTTCTATCCCGAGCACTGCCGCGGCTGCAGGTATTTTTCGTCGCGTTGCCGCTGAAGCTCTTCGTCGGGGTGCTGGCCCTGGCGGTTTCACTGCAGCTGTTCCAGGCACTGTTCTCATCAATGTATGATGAGTTTCGGGAATACGTCGCCACGTTGATGACGACGCTGGGCAGCTGA
- the flhB gene encoding flagellar biosynthesis protein FlhB — protein sequence MAEKAAQDRTEEATPKRIQEAREKGDVAKSVELSSAVLMLSVVLLFYFTGHDFLMGLSGVIQEVYSSLSTTTLTTDSLPMLGSWMTDRVITIMGPILVLVLVMGLLVNYLQVGVIFAPKALGPNWERINPLTGLKRIFSTRGLVELIKGILKMIIVGTIIYIYLSERIKDYPFLTYMTTFQIIGSLASDLFRIGLYVGLAYLVMGAADYFYQRWEYKRKLRMTQQEVKDEHRQTEGSPEVRSRLRVLQRELSRNRMMTEVARASVVITNPTHVAVALSYQEAGDASAPKLVAKGQRKVAERIKEVARAHDVPIKENPVLARALFDNCEIGAEIPYTYYQAVAELLAEIFWDRYGTGKAPAVAVPV from the coding sequence ATGGCGGAAAAAGCGGCCCAGGACCGAACAGAAGAAGCGACTCCGAAACGGATTCAGGAAGCGCGGGAGAAGGGCGATGTTGCCAAGAGCGTTGAGCTCAGCTCCGCCGTACTCATGCTGTCGGTGGTGCTGCTATTCTACTTTACGGGACACGATTTCCTGATGGGTCTGTCAGGCGTGATTCAGGAGGTCTACAGCTCCCTTTCGACGACGACGCTGACAACCGATAGCCTGCCTATGTTGGGCTCCTGGATGACTGACAGGGTCATTACGATCATGGGTCCCATTCTGGTGTTGGTTTTGGTCATGGGGCTCCTGGTGAATTATTTACAGGTAGGGGTAATTTTTGCCCCCAAGGCCCTTGGTCCCAATTGGGAACGCATCAATCCTCTCACTGGACTGAAGCGGATTTTTTCGACGAGGGGCTTGGTCGAGCTCATCAAAGGCATCCTCAAAATGATCATCGTTGGCACGATTATTTACATCTACCTGTCCGAGCGCATCAAGGATTATCCGTTTTTGACATACATGACGACCTTTCAAATCATCGGCTCACTGGCCAGCGACCTCTTCAGGATCGGGCTGTACGTGGGTCTGGCCTACTTGGTGATGGGTGCTGCGGATTACTTCTACCAGCGGTGGGAGTACAAGCGCAAGCTGCGAATGACCCAGCAGGAGGTGAAGGATGAACACCGTCAGACCGAAGGTAGTCCCGAAGTTCGATCGCGCTTGAGGGTCTTGCAGCGAGAACTGAGCCGCAACCGGATGATGACCGAGGTAGCCCGGGCGTCGGTGGTGATCACCAACCCGACGCACGTGGCCGTGGCGCTGTCCTATCAGGAAGCCGGCGATGCCAGCGCTCCAAAGTTGGTGGCCAAGGGCCAACGCAAAGTTGCGGAGCGCATCAAGGAGGTTGCCAGGGCTCATGACGTGCCCATTAAGGAGAACCCCGTGCTGGCGCGGGCGCTGTTTGATAACTGTGAAATTGGAGCCGAAATACCCTACACTTACTATCAGGCAGTTGCAGAACTGCTGGCCGAGATTTTCTGGGACCGCTACGGCACCGGAAAAGCCCCGGCGGTTGCTGTCCCGGTATGA